The genomic region ACAGCGCCACGAGATCGCCGACCGCCAGGGCATCCCCGTCGAATTTCTCGAGCAGATTCTGTTGGCCCTCAAACGCGCGGGCCTTTTATCCAGCCGCCGAGGAGTTCGCGGCGGCTATGTCCTGATCAAGCCGCCGAGTCAGATCACGCTGGGACAGGTCATTCGGATTCTGGACGGTCCGCTCGCTCCCATCGGCTGTGTCAGCAAGACCGCCTACCAGAAATGCTCGGACTGTCCGTACGCCGAAAAGCCCCGATGTCCCGTCCAACACGTAATGGGAACGGTGCGCGACGCGATTGCCGACATCCTGGACAACTACACGCTCGAAGATTTCTCAGCCGGACAACAAAACGGATAATGGATGGATCCGGAAACGTTCCGCCGGATCTGCATGGTCTTCGACGGATTGGTGGTGGGATTCGGACTGTCACGGGTGGTCAGGGAGTTGGACCTGGCCTCCTCCCTGACCACTTACGGCATTCTGACGATCGTGATCCTTATCAATGCCTATCTGTTGTTCCGGTTCTTCCGGGATTGGGATCGGGAGTTTCCCCCCGTTTCTACTTCTTCTACTTCACTTCAATCGTGACGACGGATTCCGCCGCCAGCATCTTATGGTCGTCCGTCGCCGCCACGACCTTGATTTCGTGTTTGCCAGGGGCCAGATTGGTGAAGGTCCCCTTGAATCCCTTCTGATACTGCCCATCGAGATAGACATGAGCATGATGGGCTTTGACGCCCTTCGCCAATTCGTACTTGAGATCGACGGAGGCGCCGTCGACGCTCGCGCCGTCGGCGGGCGCCGTGATCGTCACCTTCGACCCGTCCTCATCGCCCGCCAATACCGCCGAGGCCGCGCCGTTCACGGCCAATACACCTACCAACACGATCGCACACGTCATCCCTCGCATCCTCGCCTTGCCTCCCGTTGATGAGAATTGAATCGCGACGGTCGTCTCGATGGAGAGCGACTGTTCGATGGTCTATACCGGAGCGCCGTTCAGCGAGTCAAACCGGGAATCAGGTCCATCGGCGGCGGGTAACAGACAGTATGTATTCCCATTCATTGACTCGCCCCCGAATCCTTTGCTAGCCTTCCCGCTGCCGATCAGCCATCCGTCTCGACAGGACCGCCCCCTCACCTCCATTCGACGAGAGGTTGTGATGACCACCCTCCTCCCGACATCCGGTTTCCCGTTTCGCACCGTTCAGGCCGTGCTGTTGTCGTTGATGCCCGCCGCGCTGAGCGCGTGCGGACAGGGCGGCGGAAATACCATGGGGGCCGTTCCGGACACCGGCGGATCCGTGTCGTCACTGAGCGTCACCCTGGCCTGGGATCCGGTTCCCGATCCCGCGGTGACGGGATACATCATTCATTACGGACGCTCGTCTCCGAATCAGCGCGGATCCTGCCGGTATGAAGCGTCGCTCTTCGTCTCGCAACCCAAGGGAACCGTACATAACCTGCGCCCCGAGACACGGTATTATTTCTCGGTCAGTTCGTACAACGGAGTCGAAGGGTCGTGTTCGGAAGAAGTGTCGACCATTACTCCCGCCTCGCCCGCATGATCGCCGGAGACCTCGCGTCCGACTTCATTGACTCGTCCGCCTCGGGTTTGCTAGCCTGAGTTTTCTCTTCTTGCCGCCGCGCGCGAGTGAACGCACGAGAGCGCCCGGCGGAATTCCAGAAAGGAGTTTCAATGGCCAGCCCGAGCCTCACCCCCGATCTCCTCACGACGCTCCATAATAAAGCCACGACGCTCCGGATCGAAAGCGTTCGGGCCACCAGCGAGGCCGGCAGCGGACATCCGTCGAGTTGCTGCTCCGCCGCGGACATTGTGTCCGCCCTGTTCTTCCACGTCATGCGGTACGATCCGAAGAACCCCAAGGCTCCCAACAGCGACCGATTCGTCCTGTCAAAGGGACACGCCGCTCCGCTGCTGTACGCCGCCTGGGCCGAAGCGGGTCTGTTTCCGGTCAGCGAGTTGCTCAAGCTGAGAACCCTGACGTCCGACCTCGAAGGCCATCCGACTCCCCGGCTCCCGTTCGTGGACATGGCAACCGGCTCGCTCGGCCAAGGACTTCCCGTGGGCGTCGGTATCGCGCTCGATGCGAAATTCGTCGACAAGCTGAGCCGCCGCACGTACGTGTTGATGGGGGACGGAGAATCCGTCGAAGGCTCCGTCTGGGAAGCGGCGGAAATAGCCCGCCAGTATGCCCTGGACAATCTCTGCGCCATCATTGATGTGAACCGGCTCGGACAGAGCGACCCGACGATGCTGCAACATGATATGGATGCCTATCGCGCCCGCTGGTCCGGCTTCGGATGGCACGCGATAGTGATCGACGGTCACGACCTCACGGCGATCGTCTCGGCCTTCTCGAAGGCCGCCGAGACAAAAGGGCGCCCCACGGTAATTTTGGCCAAGACCTTCAAGGGCCGGGGCATCTCCTTCATGGAGGACCATGCCAACTGGCACGGCAAGCCCATCCCGAAGGGCGAGGACATGCAAAAAGCCGTCGACGAATTGACCAAGCAATTCAAGCCAAACGGCACCCAGGTCGTCATCCCGAAGCCGGTCCCGCCCACGACTGCTCCTGCAGCCGCGGGGACCATGCCGGCTTCTCCCTATAAGATCGGTGATTCAGCCGCGACACGAGAGGCCTTCGGCGTAGCGCTCGAGGCGATCGGGGCCGTCAACCAGCAGATCGTGGCGCTCGATGCCGATGTGAAAAATTCGACCTACACCGAAAAATTCGGCAAGAAATTTCCGAACCGATTCTTCGAAAGTTTTATTGCGGAGCAAAACATGCTCGGCGCGGCGGCCGGACTCGCCGCCTGCGGGAAAATTCCCTTCGTCGCCACCTTCGCCGCCTTTTTCACCAGAGCATACGACTTCATCCGCATGGCCGCCATCAGCGGCTCGAACATCAAACTCGTCGGCACGCACGTCGGGGTCAGCATCGGAGAAGACGGACCGTCGCAGATGGGCCTTGA from Nitrospira japonica harbors:
- a CDS encoding fibronectin type III domain-containing protein; the protein is MTTLLPTSGFPFRTVQAVLLSLMPAALSACGQGGGNTMGAVPDTGGSVSSLSVTLAWDPVPDPAVTGYIIHYGRSSPNQRGSCRYEASLFVSQPKGTVHNLRPETRYYFSVSSYNGVEGSCSEEVSTITPASPA
- a CDS encoding transketolase gives rise to the protein MASPSLTPDLLTTLHNKATTLRIESVRATSEAGSGHPSSCCSAADIVSALFFHVMRYDPKNPKAPNSDRFVLSKGHAAPLLYAAWAEAGLFPVSELLKLRTLTSDLEGHPTPRLPFVDMATGSLGQGLPVGVGIALDAKFVDKLSRRTYVLMGDGESVEGSVWEAAEIARQYALDNLCAIIDVNRLGQSDPTMLQHDMDAYRARWSGFGWHAIVIDGHDLTAIVSAFSKAAETKGRPTVILAKTFKGRGISFMEDHANWHGKPIPKGEDMQKAVDELTKQFKPNGTQVVIPKPVPPTTAPAAAGTMPASPYKIGDSAATREAFGVALEAIGAVNQQIVALDADVKNSTYTEKFGKKFPNRFFESFIAEQNMLGAAAGLAACGKIPFVATFAAFFTRAYDFIRMAAISGSNIKLVGTHVGVSIGEDGPSQMGLEDIAMMAAQPGVTVLYPSDATSTYRLVEAAAAHKGMVYLRAGRPKAPVIYGADERFPIGGSKVVRHGQSDVLTIVAAGVTLFEALKAHDQLKAAGISVRVVDLYSIVPIDRTTLLDCARSTQGRILTVEDHYAHGGLGDSVLGAVGAEGIRVHKLAVRVIPHSGKPEELVDHFGIGARSIVEAAKQIIK
- a CDS encoding RrF2 family transcriptional regulator → MKLSKKSEYGLRALLELTLANGSKTLQRHEIADRQGIPVEFLEQILLALKRAGLLSSRRGVRGGYVLIKPPSQITLGQVIRILDGPLAPIGCVSKTAYQKCSDCPYAEKPRCPVQHVMGTVRDAIADILDNYTLEDFSAGQQNG